A portion of the Roseovarius sp. SCSIO 43702 genome contains these proteins:
- a CDS encoding thiamine/thiamine pyrophosphate ABC transporter permease ThiP gives MAARAQPVSAWPGAVAAALVAAVILGTLGTVAATAEAGGRFAPGDWAALRFTLVQAVLSAVLSVGLAVPVARALARRRFRGRAALVALLGAPFILPVIVAVLGLVTVFGRAGWVSAGLGLLGLPPLSIYGLHGVVLAHVFFNLPLATRLILQGWQEVPDERFRLAAQLRIEGWAMWRLIEWPMLSRVVPGALAVVFALCLTSFAVALTLGGGPRATTIELAIYQAFRFDFDLGRAALLSGVQLVLTIAAASLALAAGAGAGFGAGLGRAVRRWDARGRAARAGDAAWIALAAVFLIVPLAAIVAAGLPGLADLPVQVWRAAGVSLLVAAGSTALVLALALPMAAAVARGRMGVVEVSGLLGLAASPLVIGTGLFILVRPVADPFALALPVTALVNAVMALPFALRILGPAAREAVAAHGRLALGLQITGWRFMALVMIPRLRAQIGFAAGLSAALSMGDLGVIALFADPETATLPLQVYRLMGAYRMEQAAGAALLLLVLSLALFWTLDRGGRWHAEA, from the coding sequence ATGGCTGCGCGCGCTCAGCCGGTAAGCGCGTGGCCGGGGGCCGTTGCCGCCGCGCTGGTGGCGGCGGTGATCCTGGGCACGCTGGGCACCGTCGCGGCCACGGCCGAGGCGGGCGGCCGCTTCGCGCCGGGTGACTGGGCGGCGCTGCGCTTCACGCTGGTGCAGGCGGTGCTCTCGGCGGTGCTGAGCGTCGGGCTTGCCGTGCCGGTGGCACGCGCGCTGGCGCGGCGGCGTTTCCGGGGGCGCGCGGCGCTCGTCGCGCTTTTGGGCGCGCCCTTCATCCTGCCCGTCATCGTGGCGGTGCTGGGCCTCGTCACCGTCTTCGGCCGCGCGGGCTGGGTGAGCGCGGGCCTCGGCCTTCTGGGCCTGCCGCCGCTTTCGATCTACGGGCTGCACGGCGTGGTGCTCGCGCATGTCTTCTTCAACCTGCCGCTGGCCACCCGGCTCATCCTCCAGGGCTGGCAGGAGGTGCCGGACGAACGCTTCCGCCTTGCCGCGCAGCTTCGGATCGAGGGCTGGGCCATGTGGCGCCTGATCGAGTGGCCGATGCTCTCGCGGGTGGTGCCGGGGGCGCTGGCGGTCGTCTTCGCGCTTTGCCTCACGAGCTTCGCGGTCGCGCTGACGCTCGGGGGCGGGCCGCGCGCGACGACGATCGAGTTGGCGATCTACCAGGCGTTCCGCTTCGATTTCGACCTCGGCCGCGCGGCGCTCCTGTCGGGGGTGCAGCTCGTGCTGACCATCGCCGCCGCCTCGCTCGCGCTGGCCGCCGGGGCGGGCGCGGGGTTCGGCGCGGGGCTGGGCCGCGCGGTGCGGCGCTGGGACGCGCGGGGGCGGGCGGCGCGCGCGGGCGACGCGGCGTGGATCGCGCTCGCCGCCGTTTTCCTGATCGTGCCGCTGGCCGCGATCGTGGCGGCGGGGCTGCCGGGGCTCGCGGACCTGCCGGTGCAGGTCTGGCGCGCGGCGGGCGTGTCGCTCCTGGTGGCGGCGGGCAGCACGGCGCTGGTCCTCGCGCTCGCCCTGCCGATGGCGGCGGCGGTGGCGCGGGGGCGGATGGGCGTGGTCGAGGTCTCGGGGCTCCTCGGCCTCGCGGCCTCGCCGCTGGTGATCGGCACGGGGCTTTTCATCCTCGTGCGGCCGGTGGCCGACCCCTTCGCGCTCGCCCTGCCGGTCACGGCGCTGGTCAACGCGGTGATGGCGCTGCCCTTCGCGCTGCGCATCCTCGGGCCGGCGGCGCGCGAGGCCGTGGCGGCGCATGGGCGGCTGGCGCTGGGGCTGCAGATCACCGGATGGCGGTTCATGGCGCTGGTGATGATCCCGCGCCTGCGCGCGCAGATCGGCTTTGCCGCGGGGCTGTCGGCGGCGCTGTCGATGGGCGATCTGGGCGTCATCGCGCTTTTCGCCGATCCCGAGACGGCGACGCTCCCCCTGCAGGTCTACCGCCTGATGGGCGCCTACCGGATGGAGCAGGCGGCGGGCGCGGCGCTCTTGTTGCTGGTGCTGTCGCTCGCGCTTTTCTGGACGCTCGATCGCGGGGGGCGGTGGCATGCTGAGGCTTGA
- a CDS encoding ATP-binding cassette domain-containing protein, with protein sequence MLRLEGCVIRAGEFELRADLAVQKGRRVAVIGPSGGGKTTLLEAVAGFIRPVEGRITWEGRDLGPLAPGARPVAMLFQEGNLFPHLTAAQNVGLGLAPRLAMAGDARVTQALGRVGLAGLERRQPSEMSGGQRARVALARVLVQRRDLLLLDEPFAALGPALRAEMLDMVADLAAETGATVLMVSHHPDDARRIADEVIVVAEGRAAPPVETRALFADPPPVLRRYLG encoded by the coding sequence ATGCTGAGGCTTGAGGGCTGCGTGATCCGCGCGGGCGAGTTCGAGCTGCGCGCCGATCTCGCGGTGCAGAAGGGCCGCCGGGTGGCCGTCATCGGACCCTCGGGCGGGGGCAAGACCACGCTTCTCGAGGCTGTGGCGGGATTCATCCGGCCCGTGGAGGGGCGCATCACGTGGGAGGGGCGCGACCTCGGCCCGCTCGCGCCCGGCGCGCGGCCCGTGGCGATGCTGTTCCAGGAGGGCAATCTTTTCCCCCACCTCACCGCCGCGCAGAACGTGGGGCTGGGCCTCGCGCCGCGTCTCGCCATGGCGGGCGATGCGCGGGTGACGCAGGCGCTCGGGCGGGTGGGCCTTGCCGGGCTCGAGCGGCGCCAGCCTTCGGAAATGTCGGGCGGGCAGCGGGCGCGCGTGGCGCTCGCGCGCGTGCTGGTGCAGCGGCGCGACCTGCTGCTGCTCGACGAGCCCTTCGCGGCGCTCGGCCCGGCGCTCAGGGCCGAGATGCTCGACATGGTGGCCGATCTCGCCGCCGAAACGGGCGCCACGGTGCTGATGGTCAGCCACCATCCCGACGACGCGCGCCGCATCGCCGACGAGGTGATCGTCGTGGCCGAGGGCCGCGCGGCCCCGCCGGTGGAGACGCGCGCGCTTTTCGCCGATCCGCCTCCGGTGCTGCGGCGCTACCTCGGGTAG
- a CDS encoding 6,7-dimethyl-8-ribityllumazine synthase: protein MTPPRYAFIKANWHSDIVDRALDGFAEVIPATRIDVFDVPGAFEMPLLARDLAATGRYAAVAAAAFVVDGGIYRHDFVAGAVVDGLMRAGLDTGVPVLSVSLTPHQYQETDHHREIFAAHFVEKGREAARAALAITETRAALAA, encoded by the coding sequence ATGACACCACCCCGCTACGCCTTCATCAAGGCCAACTGGCATTCCGACATCGTCGATCGCGCGCTCGACGGCTTTGCCGAGGTCATCCCCGCCACCCGGATCGACGTCTTCGACGTGCCCGGCGCCTTCGAGATGCCGCTTCTCGCGCGCGATCTCGCGGCGACGGGCCGCTATGCCGCCGTGGCGGCGGCGGCGTTCGTGGTGGATGGCGGCATCTACCGGCACGATTTCGTGGCGGGGGCCGTGGTCGACGGGCTGATGCGCGCGGGGCTCGACACGGGCGTGCCGGTCCTCTCGGTCTCGCTCACCCCGCACCAGTACCAGGAGACGGACCACCACCGCGAGATCTTCGCCGCGCATTTCGTCGAGAAGGGCCGCGAGGCCGCCCGCGCCGCGCTTGCGATCACCGAGACCCGCGCGGCTCTCGCGGCCTAG
- a CDS encoding EF-hand domain-containing protein — MFKQVTAATFVAALALPAFAMEAMDADGDGMVSMDEFNAAMPDAGEDTFTSIDTDGDGMLSADEVEAAKEAGTLPSDG; from the coding sequence ATGTTCAAGCAAGTCACAGCAGCCACCTTCGTCGCAGCCCTGGCCCTTCCCGCATTCGCAATGGAGGCGATGGACGCCGACGGCGACGGCATGGTGTCGATGGACGAGTTCAACGCAGCCATGCCCGATGCGGGCGAAGACACGTTCACCTCGATCGACACCGATGGTGACGGCATGCTCTCGGCCGACGAGGTCGAAGCGGCGAAAGAAGCCGGCACGCTGCCCAGCGACGGCTGA
- a CDS encoding asparaginase translates to MSHPASPVPLVEIWRGPLAESRHTGHAVICDEAGGIVEAWGDPDALILPRSSSKMIQALPLVESGAGDHLSSEQLALACASHSGAPAHTSRVAAWMADMGLSDADFRCGPQMPMGEAARDEMIRAGETPCQVHNNCSGKHAGFLTLARHLGAGPEYVEPDHPVQRACLAAFEEVTGETSPGYGIDGCSAPNHASTLLGMGRAMAAYAAATEGGDARKAAMVRLREAMMAHPDLVAGEGRACTELMRACSEPVALKTGAEGFYIAIIPGRRMGIALKITDGATRAAECVIATLLVRLGVLEPDHPTARKFMCPEILNFRKIVTGEIRPAPQLLA, encoded by the coding sequence ATGTCGCACCCCGCTTCCCCCGTCCCGCTTGTCGAAATCTGGCGCGGCCCGCTGGCCGAAAGCCGGCACACCGGACATGCGGTGATCTGCGACGAGGCCGGAGGGATCGTGGAGGCCTGGGGCGATCCCGATGCGCTGATCCTGCCGCGCTCGTCCTCGAAGATGATCCAGGCGCTGCCCCTCGTGGAAAGCGGCGCGGGCGACCACCTCTCCTCCGAGCAACTGGCGCTGGCCTGCGCGTCGCATAGCGGGGCGCCGGCGCATACCTCGCGGGTGGCGGCCTGGATGGCCGACATGGGGCTTTCGGATGCCGATTTCCGCTGTGGACCGCAGATGCCCATGGGCGAGGCCGCGCGCGACGAGATGATCCGCGCGGGCGAGACCCCCTGCCAGGTGCACAACAACTGCTCGGGCAAGCACGCGGGCTTTCTCACGCTCGCACGGCATCTCGGCGCGGGGCCGGAGTATGTCGAACCGGACCACCCGGTGCAGCGCGCCTGCCTCGCCGCCTTCGAGGAGGTCACGGGCGAGACGAGCCCCGGCTACGGCATCGACGGCTGTTCGGCCCCGAACCATGCCTCGACCCTGCTCGGGATGGGACGCGCCATGGCGGCCTATGCCGCCGCGACCGAGGGCGGGGATGCCCGGAAGGCCGCGATGGTGCGCCTGCGCGAGGCGATGATGGCGCATCCCGACCTCGTCGCCGGCGAAGGGCGCGCCTGCACCGAGCTGATGCGGGCCTGCTCCGAGCCCGTCGCGCTGAAGACCGGGGCCGAGGGATTCTACATCGCGATCATTCCGGGCCGGCGCATGGGCATCGCGCTCAAGATCACCGATGGCGCCACGCGCGCCGCCGAATGCGTGATCGCCACGCTCCTCGTGCGGCTGGGCGTGCTGGAACCGGACCACCCCACGGCGCGGAAATTCATGTGTCCCGAGATCCTGAATTTCCGCAAGATCGTCACCGGCGAGATCCGCCCGGCCCCGCAACTTCTGGCCTGA
- a CDS encoding invasion associated locus B family protein yields the protein MVMALALLTQPASAQQESTNQVAANTAWSVFKDDDPKECWAVSAPTETVNTRGGQTVAVRRGSILLMTFFRPAAGVNGQVAFTGGYPFAGGSTVNVSVGGKSFELFTEGEWAWPANPQDDAQIIAAMKAGADVTLTARSSRGTQTKDTFSLIGYTAALEEAAKRCQ from the coding sequence ATGGTGATGGCACTCGCGCTTCTGACGCAACCGGCGTCTGCGCAACAGGAAAGCACCAACCAGGTCGCGGCGAACACCGCCTGGAGCGTTTTCAAGGACGACGACCCCAAGGAATGCTGGGCGGTCTCCGCCCCGACCGAAACGGTCAACACGCGCGGGGGTCAGACCGTCGCGGTGCGGCGCGGTTCGATCCTGCTGATGACCTTCTTCCGCCCGGCGGCGGGCGTGAACGGGCAGGTGGCCTTCACCGGCGGCTATCCCTTCGCGGGCGGCTCGACCGTGAACGTGAGCGTCGGCGGCAAGAGCTTCGAGCTGTTCACCGAGGGCGAATGGGCGTGGCCCGCCAACCCGCAGGACGATGCGCAGATCATCGCGGCGATGAAGGCGGGGGCGGACGTGACGCTCACCGCCCGGTCGAGCCGCGGCACCCAGACCAAGGACACGTTCTCGCTCATCGGCTATACCGCCGCGCTGGAAGAGGCCGCGAAACGCTGCCAGTGA
- the rlmN gene encoding 23S rRNA (adenine(2503)-C(2))-methyltransferase RlmN, which produces MPADTPITQDVMTIPRKMPEGKINIVGLTRDGLREALIAHGTPEKQARMRTGQIWQWVYQWGVRDFSEMTNLAKAYRADLAEHFEIRIPEIVSKQVSSDGTRKYLARIAGGHEVEVVYIPEADRGTLCISSQVGCTLTCSFCHTGTQKLVRNLTAGEIVGQVMMARDDLGEWPEQGAPKDETRLLSNIVLMGMGEPLYNFENVRDAMKIAMDGEGISLSRRRITLSTSGVVPEIAKTAEEIGCLLAVSFHATTDEVRDKLVPINRKWNIEALLGALRDYPRLSNSERITFEYVMLKDVNDSDEDARRLVQLIKGIPAKINLIPFNEWPGAPYERSTPERIRRFADIIYKAGYASPIRTPRGEDIMAACGQLKSATERARKSRRQIADETGLPS; this is translated from the coding sequence ATGCCCGCCGATACGCCGATCACCCAGGACGTCATGACCATTCCGCGCAAGATGCCGGAAGGGAAGATCAACATCGTGGGCCTTACCCGCGATGGCCTGCGCGAGGCGTTGATCGCCCATGGCACGCCGGAAAAGCAGGCCCGGATGCGCACCGGGCAGATCTGGCAATGGGTCTATCAATGGGGCGTGCGCGACTTCTCGGAGATGACGAACCTCGCCAAGGCCTACCGCGCCGACCTGGCCGAACATTTCGAGATCCGCATCCCCGAGATAGTCTCGAAACAGGTGAGCAGCGACGGCACGCGCAAGTATCTCGCGCGCATCGCCGGCGGGCACGAGGTCGAGGTGGTCTATATCCCCGAGGCCGATCGCGGCACGCTCTGCATCAGTTCACAGGTGGGCTGCACGCTCACCTGTTCCTTCTGCCATACCGGCACGCAGAAGCTGGTGCGCAACCTGACGGCCGGCGAGATCGTGGGCCAGGTGATGATGGCACGCGACGATCTGGGCGAATGGCCCGAGCAGGGCGCGCCCAAGGACGAGACGCGGCTTCTGTCCAACATCGTGCTGATGGGGATGGGCGAGCCGCTCTACAATTTCGAGAACGTGCGCGACGCGATGAAGATCGCGATGGATGGCGAGGGGATCAGCCTCTCGCGCCGCCGCATCACGCTCTCGACCTCGGGCGTGGTGCCCGAGATCGCCAAGACGGCCGAGGAGATCGGCTGTCTCCTCGCCGTCAGCTTCCACGCCACCACCGACGAGGTGCGCGACAAGCTGGTGCCGATCAACAGGAAGTGGAACATCGAGGCGCTCCTCGGCGCGCTGCGCGACTATCCGCGCCTCAGCAATTCCGAGCGGATCACGTTCGAATACGTGATGCTGAAGGACGTGAACGACAGCGACGAGGACGCGCGGCGGCTGGTGCAGCTCATCAAGGGCATCCCGGCCAAGATCAACCTCATCCCCTTCAACGAATGGCCCGGCGCCCCGTACGAGCGCAGCACGCCCGAGCGCATCCGCCGCTTTGCCGACATCATCTACAAGGCGGGCTACGCAAGCCCGATCCGCACGCCCCGTGGCGAGGACATCATGGCCGCCTGCGGTCAGCTCAAGTCGGCCACGGAACGCGCCCGCAAGTCGCGCCGCCAGATCGCCGACGAGACCGGCCTGCCCTCCTGA
- a CDS encoding TIGR00730 family Rossman fold protein, which yields MRDDRQSQFRDAQSDRSTAEKVPDTPQTRAPAYRLAFNDNDFLLREELRPVRLQLELLKPEMIQTERGIQSTVVLFGGARIPAPDDRASARTETLAGLSKYYEEARKFAHKMTERSMQSYGREFVIATGGGPGVMEAGNRGAHEAGGTSIGLNIVLPHEQAPNEYVTPGLCFNFHYFAIRKMHFLMRAKAICVFPGGFGTLDETFEALTLIQTDRMKPMPFLLFGQEFWERIVNWEALADAGTISPEDLDLFQFVETADEAVEIIDAFYPREP from the coding sequence ATGAGAGACGACCGCCAGAGCCAGTTCCGCGATGCCCAGTCGGATCGCAGCACCGCCGAGAAGGTGCCCGACACGCCCCAGACACGCGCCCCTGCCTACAGGCTCGCCTTCAACGACAACGATTTCCTGCTGCGCGAGGAGCTGCGGCCCGTCCGGCTTCAGCTCGAGCTGCTCAAGCCCGAGATGATCCAGACCGAGCGCGGCATCCAGAGCACCGTGGTCCTTTTCGGCGGCGCGCGCATCCCCGCCCCGGACGACCGGGCCAGCGCACGGACCGAGACGCTGGCGGGCCTGTCGAAATACTACGAGGAGGCGCGCAAGTTCGCGCACAAGATGACCGAACGGTCGATGCAGAGCTACGGGCGCGAATTCGTCATCGCGACGGGTGGCGGTCCGGGGGTGATGGAGGCCGGCAACCGCGGCGCGCACGAGGCGGGCGGCACGTCCATCGGGCTCAACATCGTGTTGCCGCACGAGCAGGCGCCGAACGAATACGTGACGCCCGGCCTGTGCTTCAACTTCCACTATTTCGCGATCCGCAAGATGCACTTCCTCATGCGGGCCAAGGCGATCTGCGTCTTTCCGGGCGGCTTCGGCACGCTCGATGAAACCTTCGAGGCGCTGACCCTGATCCAGACCGACCGGATGAAACCCATGCCCTTCCTGCTGTTCGGACAGGAATTCTGGGAACGGATCGTCAACTGGGAGGCCCTGGCCGATGCGGGCACGATCTCGCCCGAGGATCTCGACCTGTTCCAGTTCGTCGAGACGGCCGACGAGGCGGTCGAGATCATCGACGCGTTCTATCCCCGCGAGCCGTGA
- a CDS encoding threonine/serine dehydratase, translating into MDWKSEIEAARGRLRGRVRETPVLRATGLWEGGAVELKLEQMQHTGSFKARGAMNTVLSRDVPAAGLVAASGGNHGAAVAWAAREAGYPARIFVPEMAGPAKIALIRALGADLVVVPGAYANALEAAQQHEAETGAMQIHAYDAEATVAGQGTCMAEWEAQGLQADTVLIAVGGGGLVAGALAWLGAARRVVAVEPRTCAALHAARAAGRPVDVEVSGLAANALGARRAGEIAFDLARRHDVTPVLVEDADIAAAQARLWRELRQLVEPAGAAALAALTSGAYRPEPGERVAVLVCGGNIAPDPLG; encoded by the coding sequence ATGGACTGGAAAAGCGAGATCGAGGCGGCGCGCGGGCGCCTCCGGGGGCGCGTGCGCGAAACGCCGGTCTTGCGGGCCACGGGCCTCTGGGAGGGCGGCGCGGTCGAGCTGAAGCTCGAGCAGATGCAGCACACCGGCAGCTTCAAGGCGCGCGGCGCGATGAACACCGTGCTGAGCCGCGACGTGCCCGCGGCGGGGCTGGTGGCGGCGTCGGGCGGCAATCACGGCGCGGCGGTCGCCTGGGCGGCGCGCGAGGCGGGGTATCCCGCGCGCATCTTCGTCCCCGAGATGGCCGGCCCCGCCAAGATCGCGCTCATCCGGGCGCTGGGGGCCGATCTCGTGGTCGTGCCCGGCGCCTATGCCAACGCGCTCGAGGCCGCGCAGCAGCACGAGGCCGAGACCGGCGCGATGCAGATCCATGCCTATGACGCCGAGGCGACGGTCGCCGGGCAGGGCACCTGCATGGCCGAGTGGGAGGCGCAGGGCCTGCAGGCCGACACCGTGCTCATCGCGGTGGGCGGCGGCGGGCTGGTGGCGGGGGCGCTCGCCTGGCTCGGGGCCGCGCGCCGCGTCGTCGCGGTCGAGCCGCGCACCTGTGCCGCGCTGCATGCCGCGCGTGCGGCCGGGCGCCCCGTGGACGTGGAGGTGTCAGGGCTGGCCGCCAACGCGCTCGGCGCGCGCCGGGCGGGCGAAATCGCCTTTGATCTCGCGCGGCGCCATGACGTGACGCCCGTGCTGGTCGAGGACGCCGACATCGCGGCGGCGCAGGCGCGGCTCTGGCGGGAATTGCGTCAACTGGTCGAGCCCGCGGGCGCCGCCGCCCTCGCCGCGCTCACCTCGGGCGCCTACCGCCCCGAACCGGGCGAGCGCGTGGCGGTGCTGGTCTGCGGCGGAAACATCGCGCCCGATCCGTTGGGATGA
- a CDS encoding PLP-dependent aspartate aminotransferase family protein codes for MTDRRNRPLSPATRLAQALKYVDERTGALVPPIQPTATYARDADYGKRRDFIYRRDGNETVELAEAIIADLEEAEACLLFASGMSACHAIIDALGTGDHVVVPEVMYHGVLAEFRRASALGRLEVSHYRAADLDDLRAQMRPGETTLVWVETPNNPDWDVTDIAAAAAIAHEAGARLVTDCTATPPCATRALEHGADISFHSATKYLGGHSDVTAGALSVRETGAFWQALAERRMLHGTVLHSFDAWLLIRGMRTLPLRYARQSESAMKIARHFDGHPGVARVLYPGLPAHPGHEIAKRQTGGQFGGMLSLVIRGGERAAIDVARGCALFYPATSLGGVESLIEHRKTVSGEGFRVDPALLRLSVGIEEADDLIADLEQALARVTG; via the coding sequence ATGACCGACCGCCGCAACCGCCCGCTTTCGCCCGCCACCAGGCTCGCGCAGGCGCTCAAATACGTGGACGAGCGCACCGGCGCGCTCGTGCCGCCGATCCAGCCCACGGCGACCTACGCGCGCGATGCCGATTACGGCAAGCGCCGCGATTTCATCTATCGCCGCGACGGCAACGAGACGGTCGAACTGGCCGAGGCGATCATCGCCGATCTCGAGGAGGCCGAGGCCTGTCTGCTCTTCGCCAGCGGCATGTCGGCCTGCCATGCCATCATCGACGCGCTCGGGACCGGCGATCACGTCGTCGTACCCGAGGTGATGTATCACGGTGTTTTGGCCGAGTTCCGCCGCGCCTCGGCGCTGGGGCGGCTCGAGGTGAGCCATTACCGCGCCGCCGATCTCGACGACCTGCGCGCGCAAATGCGGCCGGGCGAGACGACGCTCGTCTGGGTCGAGACGCCGAACAACCCCGACTGGGACGTGACCGACATCGCGGCGGCCGCGGCGATCGCGCACGAGGCGGGCGCGCGGCTCGTCACCGACTGCACCGCGACACCGCCCTGTGCCACGCGGGCGCTCGAGCACGGCGCGGATATCTCGTTCCATTCGGCGACGAAATACCTGGGCGGGCACTCCGACGTGACGGCGGGCGCGCTCTCGGTGCGCGAGACGGGCGCGTTCTGGCAGGCCCTGGCCGAGCGGCGGATGCTGCATGGCACGGTGCTGCATTCCTTCGACGCGTGGCTGCTGATCCGGGGGATGCGGACGCTGCCGCTGCGTTATGCCCGCCAGAGCGAAAGCGCCATGAAGATCGCGCGCCATTTCGACGGGCATCCCGGCGTTGCGCGCGTGCTCTATCCGGGCCTTCCCGCGCATCCGGGCCACGAGATCGCCAAACGCCAGACCGGCGGGCAGTTCGGCGGGATGCTCTCGCTCGTGATCCGCGGCGGTGAGCGGGCGGCGATCGACGTGGCGCGCGGCTGCGCGCTTTTCTATCCCGCCACCTCGCTCGGCGGGGTCGAAAGCCTGATCGAGCACCGCAAGACCGTCTCGGGCGAGGGGTTCCGGGTCGACCCCGCGCTCCTGCGGCTGTCGGTGGGGATCGAGGAGGCCGATGACCTCATCGCCGATCTCGAACAGGCGCTGGCGCGCGTGACGGGCTGA
- the xsc gene encoding sulfoacetaldehyde acetyltransferase gives MKMTTEEAFVKTLQMHGIQHAFGIIGSAFMPISDIFPKAGITFWDCAHEGSGGMMADGYTRATGKMCMMIAQNGPGITNFVTAVKTAYWNHTPLLLVTPQAANKTLGQGGFQEVEQMAAFEDMVCYQEEVRDPSRMAEVLNRVILNAKRYSAPAQINVPRDYFTQVIDIELPRIVEFERPSGGEAALDEAAKLLSEAKFPVILNGAGVILAGAIPATAKLAERLDAPVCCGYQHNDAFPGSHPLHAGPLGYNGSKAAMQLISQADVVLCLGTRLNPFSTLPGYGIDYWPKDAKIIQVDVKPERIGLTKPVTVGIVGDAKKVAETILDKLSDNAGDAGREERKALIAKTKSAWAQELSSMDHEEDDPGTTWNQRARDAKPEWMSPRMAWRAIQAALPKDAIISSDIGNNCAIGNAYPSFEEGRKYLAPGLFGPCGYGLPAVVGAKIGCPDTPVVGFSGDGAFGIAVNELTAIGRGEWPAITQVVFRNYQWGAEKRNSTLWYDDNFVGTELDEEVSYAGIAKACGLEGVVARTMDELTDALDQAIKDQKAGKTTLIEAMINQELGEPFRRDAMKKPVEVAGIDPADMREQQVG, from the coding sequence ATGAAAATGACCACCGAAGAAGCCTTCGTCAAAACGCTCCAGATGCACGGCATTCAACATGCCTTCGGCATCATCGGCTCGGCCTTCATGCCGATCTCCGACATCTTCCCCAAGGCGGGCATCACCTTCTGGGATTGCGCGCACGAGGGATCGGGCGGGATGATGGCCGACGGCTATACCCGCGCCACCGGCAAGATGTGCATGATGATCGCCCAGAACGGCCCCGGCATCACCAACTTCGTGACTGCCGTCAAGACGGCCTACTGGAACCACACGCCGCTCCTGCTGGTGACGCCGCAGGCCGCCAACAAGACCCTGGGGCAGGGCGGTTTCCAGGAGGTCGAGCAGATGGCCGCCTTCGAGGACATGGTCTGCTACCAAGAGGAGGTGCGCGACCCCTCGCGCATGGCCGAGGTGCTGAACCGCGTGATCCTCAACGCGAAACGCTATTCCGCGCCCGCCCAGATCAACGTGCCGCGCGACTACTTCACGCAGGTGATCGACATCGAGCTTCCGCGCATCGTCGAGTTCGAGCGTCCCTCGGGCGGGGAGGCCGCGCTTGACGAGGCGGCGAAGCTGCTGTCGGAGGCGAAATTCCCCGTGATCCTCAACGGCGCGGGCGTGATCCTTGCCGGTGCGATCCCCGCGACGGCGAAACTGGCCGAGCGGCTCGACGCGCCGGTCTGCTGCGGCTACCAGCACAACGACGCCTTCCCCGGTTCGCACCCGCTTCATGCCGGGCCGCTGGGGTACAACGGCTCGAAGGCGGCGATGCAGCTCATCAGCCAGGCCGACGTGGTGCTCTGCCTCGGCACGCGGCTCAACCCGTTCTCGACCCTGCCGGGCTATGGCATCGACTACTGGCCGAAGGACGCGAAGATCATCCAGGTGGACGTGAAGCCCGAACGCATCGGCCTCACCAAGCCCGTCACCGTGGGTATCGTGGGCGATGCCAAGAAGGTGGCCGAAACGATCCTCGACAAGCTGTCGGACAACGCCGGCGACGCGGGCCGCGAGGAGCGCAAGGCCTTGATCGCCAAGACGAAATCGGCCTGGGCGCAGGAGCTTTCCTCGATGGATCACGAGGAGGACGACCCCGGCACGACCTGGAACCAGCGCGCCCGCGACGCCAAGCCCGAGTGGATGAGCCCGCGCATGGCGTGGCGCGCGATCCAGGCGGCGCTGCCGAAGGACGCGATCATCTCCTCCGACATCGGCAACAACTGCGCCATCGGCAATGCCTATCCGTCCTTCGAGGAGGGGCGCAAATACCTCGCCCCCGGCCTTTTCGGGCCTTGCGGCTATGGCCTTCCGGCCGTGGTGGGCGCCAAGATCGGCTGTCCCGACACGCCGGTGGTCGGCTTCTCGGGCGACGGCGCCTTCGGCATCGCGGTCAACGAACTGACCGCGATCGGGCGCGGCGAATGGCCCGCCATCACGCAGGTCGTCTTCCGCAACTACCAGTGGGGCGCGGAAAAGCGCAACTCGACGCTCTGGTATGACGACAATTTCGTCGGCACCGAGCTTGACGAGGAGGTGAGCTATGCCGGCATCGCCAAGGCCTGCGGGCTCGAGGGCGTGGTGGCGCGCACGATGGACGAGCTGACCGATGCGCTCGACCAGGCGATCAAGGACCAGAAGGCGGGCAAGACCACGCTGATCGAGGCGATGATCAACCAGGAACTGGGCGAGCCCTTCCGCCGCGACGCGATGAAGAAACCCGTCGAGGTGGCCGGGATCGACCCCGCCGACATGCGCGAACAGCAGGTGGGGTAG